In Flavobacterium sp. N1736, the following are encoded in one genomic region:
- a CDS encoding response regulator: MDDKKNLRILLTDDDADDRDFFSDAIIDVHLNFPIEFCKNGVELLDRLYDKSLSIPDIIFLDLNMPVMSGFESLKQIRDDAKFKDIPIIAIYSTSATEDGIKNTFGLGANAYIVKPTDFNVLKQLLKKVIEMDWKQRLEHLEIDSFIITV, encoded by the coding sequence ATGGATGACAAAAAGAATTTAAGAATCTTGTTGACTGATGATGATGCAGATGACAGAGATTTTTTTTCGGATGCAATAATTGATGTCCATCTTAATTTTCCGATTGAATTTTGCAAGAATGGGGTGGAACTTTTAGATCGTCTTTATGATAAAAGTCTTAGTATACCCGATATCATATTTCTGGATCTCAATATGCCAGTCATGTCAGGATTTGAGAGTTTAAAACAAATTCGAGATGATGCTAAATTTAAGGATATCCCCATAATAGCCATTTATTCAACATCGGCAACAGAAGATGGTATTAAAAATACTTTTGGGCTGGGTGCCAACGCTTATATTGTAAAGCCAACTGATTTTAATGTTTTAAAGCAATTATTAAAAAAAGTAATCGAAATGGATTGGAAGCAAAGATTAGAGCATTTAGAAATAGATTCTTTCATTATTACTGTTTAG